A genomic window from Rosettibacter firmus includes:
- a CDS encoding ABC transporter ATP-binding protein — protein MNHSLEVKNLTKSFNGLVAVNNVSFEVPDGSIFGLIGRNGAGKTTTIRMMMGIYLPDNGEVILRGTKVGQEFKNNVGYLPEERGLYKKMKVLDTLLYFAELKGKTGREVTKKAEDYLKKFELYDRRFSKIEDLSKGNQQKVQFIATILHDPEFIILDEPFAGLDPVNTNILKNIILEMKEKGKVIILSTHLIDYAEKMCDYIAIIDSGKLILKGSLSEIKSKYAQRNVSLSYEGDISFLKEHPFVEKIEDFGNTTGIRVKDSNQIQQLLRLLIERNVLIKKFDANDISLHEIFIELVGKYDDNNINIIN, from the coding sequence ATGAACCATTCACTTGAAGTAAAAAATCTAACAAAAAGCTTTAACGGCTTAGTAGCTGTTAATAATGTTTCTTTTGAAGTTCCCGATGGTTCAATCTTTGGACTTATTGGAAGAAATGGTGCAGGCAAAACTACAACTATTAGAATGATGATGGGAATTTATTTACCAGACAATGGAGAAGTAATTCTTCGTGGTACTAAAGTAGGACAGGAATTTAAGAACAATGTAGGTTATCTGCCAGAAGAAAGAGGACTTTATAAAAAAATGAAAGTGCTCGATACACTTCTTTACTTTGCAGAACTTAAAGGAAAAACTGGACGAGAGGTTACAAAAAAGGCTGAAGATTATCTAAAAAAATTTGAGCTGTATGACAGAAGATTTTCTAAAATTGAAGATCTTTCCAAAGGGAATCAACAAAAAGTACAATTCATTGCTACAATACTTCATGACCCGGAATTTATAATACTTGATGAACCATTCGCAGGACTTGATCCGGTTAACACAAATATCTTAAAAAATATCATTCTTGAAATGAAAGAAAAAGGGAAAGTTATAATTCTATCAACACATCTAATTGACTATGCAGAAAAAATGTGCGACTACATTGCAATAATTGATTCTGGTAAACTTATACTCAAAGGTTCTCTATCAGAAATTAAATCGAAGTATGCACAAAGAAATGTAAGCTTATCTTACGAAGGAGATATTTCTTTTCTAAAAGAACATCCCTTTGTAGAAAAAATAGAAGATTTTGGAAATACCACCGGCATTAGAGTAAAAGATTCAAATCAAATACAGCAACTCTTAAGATTGCTAATAGAAAGAAATGTATTAATAAAAAAATTTGATGCTAATGATATCTCTCTACACGAGATTTTTATAGAACTTGTTGGCAAATATGATGACAATAATATTAATATTATTAATTAA
- a CDS encoding ABC transporter permease, whose amino-acid sequence MFNYRVLAVIKRELKERLFSRAFITMTLLIPGLIIVFLGVQALLYSTESKNLKFELITEDQDMLDNFMNEFNNYDFVTKRNYVFTYKTMQREEFTKYLNDKRQEIMEERLTGIIFIPASALVNKKIEYYSKSPMNISLSKELENPINKVLIDSHFMNRALSPEELNFVRRGVEFAGFKVSKDEDIKKEGYGNLILAYAFTILLYMSLLLIGQMTMQSVIEEKSNRIVEIILSSVSPVELMTGKILGASITGVVQMGIWLLTIIAVTSSTWLALPEDILISINPNIVLYVLINFFIGLILFISLFATVGAIFDNPQDASSGTMPVMMLIIIPFFISLSIMENPNKPYAEIASLFPFSSIIVMPARMTLIDVPFWQLILALTLNVLTISAIFPVAGRIYRVGILRTGKKPRWLEVIKWLRYKY is encoded by the coding sequence ATGTTTAATTACAGAGTATTAGCAGTAATTAAAAGAGAATTAAAAGAAAGATTATTTTCCAGAGCTTTTATTACAATGACATTATTAATTCCAGGTTTAATAATAGTTTTTCTTGGAGTTCAAGCTTTATTATACTCAACAGAAAGTAAAAATCTAAAATTTGAGTTGATTACAGAAGATCAAGATATGCTAGATAATTTTATGAATGAATTTAATAATTATGATTTTGTAACAAAAAGAAATTATGTGTTTACATATAAAACAATGCAAAGAGAAGAATTTACAAAATACTTGAATGATAAAAGACAGGAAATAATGGAAGAAAGACTAACAGGAATAATTTTTATTCCAGCTTCTGCTCTTGTGAATAAAAAAATTGAATATTACTCAAAATCACCTATGAATATTTCATTATCAAAAGAATTAGAAAACCCGATTAACAAAGTCTTAATAGATTCACATTTTATGAATAGAGCACTCTCACCAGAAGAATTAAATTTTGTACGGCGGGGAGTAGAATTTGCTGGTTTTAAAGTTTCTAAAGATGAAGACATCAAAAAAGAAGGTTATGGAAATCTAATCTTAGCTTATGCATTTACAATTTTACTTTATATGAGTTTATTGTTAATAGGACAGATGACAATGCAATCTGTAATAGAAGAAAAAAGCAATAGAATTGTAGAAATAATTCTATCGTCTGTAAGTCCAGTAGAATTAATGACAGGTAAAATACTCGGTGCATCAATAACTGGTGTTGTTCAGATGGGAATATGGTTATTAACAATTATAGCTGTTACATCTTCAACCTGGCTTGCTCTACCAGAAGATATTCTAATAAGTATTAATCCAAATATAGTTTTGTATGTTTTAATTAATTTCTTTATTGGATTAATTCTGTTTATTTCATTATTTGCAACAGTTGGTGCAATATTCGATAATCCACAGGATGCATCTTCTGGAACCATGCCTGTTATGATGTTAATCATTATTCCCTTTTTCATTTCTCTGTCAATAATGGAAAACCCAAATAAGCCTTATGCAGAAATAGCTTCGTTGTTTCCTTTCTCATCAATAATTGTAATGCCTGCAAGAATGACATTGATTGATGTTCCTTTCTGGCAGCTAATTTTAGCATTAACATTAAATGTATTAACGATATCTGCAATATTTCCTGTTGCTGGCAGAATTTATCGAGTTGGGATTCTAAGAACAGGAAAAAAACCCAGATGGTTGGAAGTAATTAAATGGTTAAGATATAAATACTGA
- a CDS encoding DUF362 domain-containing protein — MKRREFIKKGLQAGTIIGASLSFPGFVSNYIFKENYSLSGNYDLVAIKGGEPDKMFDEGIKSLGGMKAFVKKNQTVVIKPNIGWDANPERAANTNPKLVARVIEHCYEAGAKKVYVFDHTCDDWKRCYSNSGIEKAVKDAGGEIVPGNSESYYQDVEIKKGVKLKRDKVHELILDCDVFINIPILKHHGSTRLTISMKNLMGTVWDRGYWHRTDLHQCIADFSTFRKPDLNIVDAYYVMKKNGPRGVSLADVVIMKSQIISTDIVAADVAATKLFGMNPDDIQYISLAHKLGVGTKNLESLRINRIIL; from the coding sequence ATGAAAAGAAGAGAATTCATCAAAAAAGGACTACAGGCAGGCACAATCATTGGTGCTTCTTTATCTTTTCCAGGCTTTGTAAGTAATTATATTTTTAAAGAAAATTATTCATTATCAGGAAATTATGATTTAGTTGCTATCAAAGGTGGCGAACCAGATAAAATGTTCGATGAGGGAATAAAATCACTTGGTGGTATGAAAGCATTTGTAAAGAAAAATCAAACTGTTGTAATTAAACCAAATATTGGATGGGACGCAAACCCGGAACGTGCAGCAAATACCAACCCAAAACTTGTTGCAAGAGTAATAGAACATTGTTACGAAGCTGGTGCAAAAAAAGTTTATGTGTTTGACCATACCTGTGATGACTGGAAAAGATGCTATTCAAACAGTGGCATTGAAAAGGCTGTAAAAGATGCTGGTGGAGAAATTGTTCCGGGAAATAGTGAAAGTTATTATCAAGATGTAGAAATAAAAAAAGGTGTAAAACTTAAAAGAGATAAAGTACATGAGCTTATACTTGATTGTGATGTATTTATAAATATACCGATTCTCAAACATCATGGTTCAACAAGATTAACCATTTCAATGAAAAACTTAATGGGAACTGTATGGGATAGAGGTTACTGGCATCGAACCGATTTACATCAATGTATAGCTGATTTCAGTACATTTAGAAAACCAGATTTAAATATTGTTGATGCTTACTATGTGATGAAAAAAAATGGACCTCGTGGAGTATCTCTTGCTGATGTTGTAATTATGAAATCTCAAATTATTTCTACAGACATTGTCGCAGCAGATGTAGCCGCAACAAAACTTTTTGGAATGAATCCTGATGATATTCAATATATCTCTTTAGCTCATAAACTTGGTGTTGGAACAAAAAATCTGGAATCACTTAGAATAAATAGAATCATTCTCTAA
- a CDS encoding 4Fe-4S dicluster domain-containing protein: MIDFTEQIPPAFTKYVLYFQFIPSLLKSLAAFTILSTGFLLVLLLTALFGRIYCSTICPLGFLQDIINYITKKIKKRKRRFEYLKEQKILRWSFLAFCVVLFLFGFAIGINLLDPYSIYGRIAGNIFRPTVIGLNNFISSILTNFKIYSLYPYEIKSFNLIPFLITISFLILIAYLSVKKGRLYCNTVCPVGTLLGYISKYSFFKIIIKDEECLSCGLCERDCKANCIDSDSKIVDMSRCVMCFDCISLCPTNGITFDYKKSIKTPEPELVEVDESKRNFLISTGVYLTSLSTILAQVKKQIVVTKPSTVPIFRKYAISPPGSQSIKRFNSICTACHLCVSSCPTQVLQPSFLEYGFTGMLQPRLNNKSGYCNFDCNICSEVCPTGAILPIDIEKKKLTQLGVAKFIKENCIVYTQRTECGACSEHCPTKAVHMIPFENNLVIPEVREEYCIGCGACEYACPVKPYKAIYVEGNPIHKTAKKNIEEEKPQQKVDYKEEFPF, from the coding sequence TTGATAGATTTTACTGAACAAATTCCACCTGCTTTTACAAAATATGTTCTTTATTTTCAATTTATTCCTTCATTGCTTAAGTCGTTAGCAGCATTTACTATTTTATCAACAGGATTTCTTTTAGTTTTATTATTAACAGCTTTATTTGGAAGAATTTACTGTTCTACAATTTGTCCACTCGGTTTTTTACAGGATATTATAAACTATATCACAAAAAAAATTAAAAAGAGAAAAAGAAGATTCGAATACTTAAAAGAACAGAAAATTTTAAGATGGTCATTCCTTGCTTTTTGTGTGGTGTTATTTTTATTTGGATTTGCAATAGGAATAAATTTACTTGATCCTTATAGCATTTATGGAAGAATTGCTGGAAATATTTTTAGACCCACTGTCATTGGTCTTAACAATTTTATTTCATCGATTCTAACTAATTTTAAGATTTATTCCTTATATCCTTACGAAATAAAATCTTTTAATCTAATCCCGTTTCTTATAACAATTTCTTTTCTAATACTTATTGCTTACTTATCAGTAAAAAAAGGAAGATTATATTGCAATACTGTTTGTCCAGTTGGCACATTACTCGGATATATTTCAAAATATTCTTTCTTTAAGATAATCATTAAAGATGAAGAATGTTTAAGTTGTGGTCTCTGTGAACGAGATTGTAAAGCAAATTGCATAGATAGCGATTCCAAAATTGTAGATATGAGCAGATGTGTAATGTGTTTTGATTGCATATCACTATGTCCTACAAATGGAATAACATTCGATTATAAAAAATCAATAAAAACACCTGAACCTGAACTTGTAGAGGTTGATGAATCAAAAAGAAATTTTTTAATCTCAACTGGAGTATATTTAACATCTTTATCCACAATATTAGCCCAGGTTAAAAAGCAAATTGTAGTAACCAAACCAAGTACTGTACCAATATTTAGAAAGTATGCAATTTCTCCACCTGGTTCACAAAGTATAAAAAGATTTAATTCAATATGCACTGCATGTCACCTGTGTGTTAGCTCATGTCCTACACAGGTATTACAACCTTCATTTCTCGAATATGGTTTTACAGGAATGTTGCAACCAAGATTAAACAATAAATCTGGATATTGTAATTTTGATTGCAATATTTGCAGTGAAGTTTGCCCAACAGGAGCAATTCTTCCTATTGATATAGAAAAGAAAAAATTAACGCAACTTGGTGTTGCAAAATTTATTAAAGAAAATTGTATTGTTTATACTCAGAGAACAGAATGCGGTGCTTGTTCTGAACATTGTCCAACAAAAGCAGTTCATATGATTCCATTCGAAAATAATTTAGTAATACCAGAAGTAAGAGAGGAATATTGCATAGGCTGTGGTGCTTGCGAATATGCCTGCCCAGTAAAACCATATAAAGCAATTTATGTAGAAGGAAATCCTATTCATAAAACTGCCAAAAAGAATATTGAAGAAGAAAAGCCACAACAAAAAGTAGATTACAAAGAAGAATTTCCTTTCTAA
- a CDS encoding iron-containing alcohol dehydrogenase — protein sequence MNNFIYHNPVKIVFGKGSIKELSELIPKESKILMTYGGGSIKKNGVYEQVKSALKDFNVLEFGGIEPNPRYETLMKAVDICKNEKIDFLLSVGGGSVLDGTKFISAAAKYENGDPWDILSKDAEIKDAIPLGDVLTLSATGSEMNMWAVISRESTKEKLAFGHPLVYPKFSILDPETTFSLSEWQTANGIVDAFVHVLEQYMTYPVNALVQDRFAEALLKILIEEGPKAIKNPKDYDTRANIMWAATQALNGNIGVGVPQDWATHSIGHELTAFYGLDHARTLAIVLPGVWKHQKAAKEEKLKQYAKQVWNYEGSDSVDKAIEFTEQFFRSLGMKTKLKENGIGEEKFEEIANRFEIRNQKLGEHQNIGKKEVIEILKLCLE from the coding sequence ATGAATAACTTCATATATCATAATCCAGTAAAAATTGTATTTGGTAAAGGTTCGATAAAAGAATTATCAGAGCTTATTCCGAAAGAATCAAAAATATTAATGACATATGGAGGTGGCTCTATTAAAAAGAATGGTGTTTATGAACAGGTAAAATCTGCTTTAAAAGATTTTAATGTACTTGAATTTGGAGGTATTGAACCAAATCCCAGATACGAAACATTAATGAAAGCTGTAGATATTTGTAAAAATGAAAAAATAGATTTCTTATTAAGTGTTGGTGGTGGCTCTGTATTAGATGGTACAAAATTTATTTCAGCAGCTGCAAAATATGAAAATGGTGATCCATGGGATATTTTATCTAAAGATGCAGAAATAAAAGATGCAATACCACTGGGAGATGTTTTAACACTTTCAGCTACAGGTTCAGAAATGAATATGTGGGCAGTAATTTCACGTGAGTCAACAAAAGAAAAATTAGCATTTGGTCATCCGCTTGTTTATCCAAAATTTTCAATACTCGATCCAGAAACAACATTTTCTCTTTCTGAATGGCAAACCGCCAATGGAATAGTTGATGCTTTTGTTCATGTTCTGGAACAATATATGACATATCCAGTTAATGCACTTGTTCAGGATAGATTTGCAGAAGCTCTACTAAAAATATTAATCGAAGAAGGACCTAAAGCAATTAAAAATCCAAAAGATTATGATACTCGTGCAAATATAATGTGGGCTGCAACTCAAGCTCTTAATGGTAATATTGGAGTTGGAGTTCCTCAGGATTGGGCTACTCACTCAATTGGTCACGAATTAACTGCATTCTATGGACTTGATCATGCAAGAACTTTAGCTATTGTATTGCCTGGAGTGTGGAAACATCAAAAAGCAGCTAAAGAAGAAAAGCTAAAACAATATGCAAAACAAGTCTGGAATTACGAAGGCTCAGATTCTGTGGACAAAGCAATTGAATTTACTGAACAATTTTTCCGTTCACTTGGTATGAAAACTAAACTAAAAGAAAATGGCATTGGAGAAGAAAAATTCGAAGAAATTGCAAATAGATTTGAAATTAGAAACCAGAAACTTGGTGAACACCAGAACATTGGTAAGAAAGAAGTAATTGAAATCCTGAAATTGTGCCTCGAATAA
- a CDS encoding response regulator transcription factor: MNQVLLIDDDSKFRTLFKRLIERKFLIKVTEAEDGNAGLELLYKTSPGLIFLDIDMPGLNGLEFLQKIRETGSNVPIVVITSHNEKEFVEKIIQYNISGYLLKTAYTSQLADHLEKIFQKFGNPN, from the coding sequence ATGAACCAGGTTTTACTTATCGATGATGATAGTAAATTCAGGACTTTATTTAAAAGACTTATAGAAAGAAAGTTCCTGATTAAAGTGACTGAAGCAGAAGATGGAAATGCTGGTCTGGAATTACTATATAAAACAAGTCCAGGACTTATATTTCTTGATATAGATATGCCTGGATTAAATGGACTGGAATTTTTACAAAAGATTAGGGAAACTGGTAGTAATGTACCAATAGTTGTTATAACATCACACAACGAAAAAGAATTTGTTGAAAAAATTATTCAGTATAATATTTCTGGTTATTTATTGAAGACTGCTTATACATCTCAGTTAGCAGACCATTTAGAGAAAATATTTCAAAAATTTGGAAATCCTAATTGA
- a CDS encoding radical SAM protein codes for MSGYLPIVSSFTPHYGEEPGLSGTRGAGNIFFGNCNLRCIFCQNYEISQNWRNEIKHEVSHERLAEIMLRLQSMNCHNIGLVSPTHFSATILKSIYIAAERGLQLPIIYNTNGYDSVEILKLYDGVIDIYLPDFKYGNDEYAKKYSLADNYFEITKAAIKEMFRQVGDELIYENNVVVRGLIIRHLVLPNGLAESEKVFKFIAEELSPKVHISLMSQYYPANKAYKEILLNRTIREIEYERTLELMDKYGLHNGWIQELDSFHNYRPHFLEDRENPFR; via the coding sequence ATGAGCGGTTATCTCCCAATTGTATCATCATTTACACCACATTATGGAGAAGAACCTGGATTATCTGGAACTCGTGGTGCAGGAAATATCTTTTTTGGTAATTGTAATTTGAGATGTATTTTTTGTCAGAATTATGAAATAAGTCAAAACTGGAGAAATGAAATTAAACACGAAGTAAGTCACGAAAGATTAGCTGAAATAATGTTGAGACTTCAGTCAATGAATTGCCATAACATTGGATTGGTCTCTCCCACTCATTTTTCTGCAACAATTTTAAAATCCATTTACATAGCAGCTGAGCGTGGCTTGCAACTTCCAATTATTTATAATACTAACGGATACGATTCAGTTGAAATCTTAAAACTTTATGATGGAGTAATTGATATTTACTTGCCAGATTTTAAATATGGCAATGATGAATACGCAAAAAAATACTCACTTGCAGATAATTATTTTGAAATCACAAAAGCTGCAATCAAAGAAATGTTCAGACAAGTAGGTGATGAGCTTATCTATGAGAATAATGTTGTTGTAAGGGGCTTGATTATTCGTCATTTAGTTCTTCCAAATGGTTTAGCAGAATCTGAAAAAGTTTTTAAATTTATTGCAGAAGAACTAAGTCCAAAAGTTCATATTTCGTTAATGTCTCAATACTATCCAGCAAATAAAGCTTATAAAGAAATTTTACTGAATCGTACAATTAGAGAAATCGAATATGAAAGAACACTTGAATTAATGGATAAATATGGTTTACACAATGGTTGGATTCAGGAACTTGATAGTTTTCATAATTACAGACCACACTTCTTAGAAGATCGAGAAAATCCTTTTAGATAA